A genomic window from Algoriphagus sp. Y33 includes:
- a CDS encoding glycosyltransferase family 1 protein, translated as MKIGIEAQRIFRTNKHGMDLVAVQLIKNLQRIDHTNQYFIFVNPDEDTQTITETKNFKIIPLRKSPYPIWEQYFLPKAVRKYKLDLLHCTSNTAPLALKIPLVLTLHDIIYLEQFQLKLGTLYQRFGNLYRRWVVPRIVNRCHTIYTVSPYEKEVIEKHFNFPLGKVKVINNGVAVHFKPQSAEAVEGIKRKYGLPDSYMLFLGNTDPKKNMVGLLQSLLVLEKANKLSFGIVIPDFGRKELENLLSGIDALVLLDRIHLPGYIANEELPFFYSGAKAFIYPSLRESFGLPILEAMACKCPVITSNTSSMPSVAGKAALLINPKKTASISEAILRMATDKSLRQDLIEKGIERSSQFSFKKGAASVLDTYMSIKRKKP; from the coding sequence ATGAAAATCGGTATAGAAGCCCAGCGGATCTTCCGGACGAATAAACACGGGATGGATTTAGTAGCCGTACAGCTGATCAAAAATCTTCAGCGTATAGACCATACAAACCAGTATTTCATTTTTGTGAATCCGGATGAAGACACACAGACAATCACCGAAACGAAGAATTTCAAAATCATTCCTCTTCGAAAATCCCCCTACCCTATCTGGGAGCAATATTTTCTCCCTAAAGCCGTACGAAAATATAAGCTTGACCTATTACACTGCACAAGCAATACCGCACCGCTGGCTCTTAAAATCCCCTTAGTCCTGACTTTGCATGACATCATCTATCTGGAGCAATTTCAGCTGAAGCTGGGCACCTTGTATCAGCGATTTGGCAATCTATACAGAAGATGGGTTGTTCCCCGTATAGTAAACCGTTGCCACACCATTTATACTGTGTCTCCTTATGAAAAGGAAGTAATCGAAAAGCATTTCAATTTCCCGCTGGGAAAAGTCAAGGTAATCAACAACGGAGTGGCAGTTCATTTTAAACCACAATCAGCTGAAGCGGTAGAGGGGATAAAAAGAAAATACGGACTTCCTGATTCATACATGCTCTTTTTAGGAAATACAGATCCAAAAAAAAACATGGTGGGGCTGCTTCAGTCCCTTCTTGTTCTCGAAAAGGCCAACAAACTTTCTTTCGGAATTGTAATTCCTGATTTTGGCAGGAAAGAACTGGAGAACTTACTTTCCGGTATCGATGCCTTGGTACTATTGGACAGAATACATCTCCCCGGATATATTGCCAACGAGGAACTCCCTTTTTTCTACAGCGGTGCGAAAGCATTTATCTATCCTTCATTAAGAGAAAGCTTTGGGCTACCCATTCTGGAAGCAATGGCCTGCAAGTGTCCCGTGATCACATCCAACACCTCTTCCATGCCAAGCGTGGCAGGGAAAGCGGCACTTCTGATCAATCCAAAAAAAACTGCTTCCATCAGCGAAGCCATTTTACGCATGGCTACAGATAAATCCCTGCGTCAAGACCTAATCGAAAAGGGAATAGAAAGATCCTCCCAATTTAGCTTTAAGAAGGGAGCCGCTTCTGTCCTTGATACCTATATGTCCATTAAGCGCAAAAAACCATGA
- a CDS encoding RNA polymerase sigma factor, producing MFKNLFTGCCFHTIVNKPNKSGSEPGFEKAKILFWSCFNGKSPRIHFMGSLSNHSDQDLLIRLKKGDVPAFDELYFRYVKKLMAFSLTFFPNRELAKDAVQEIFTRIWTKRAELDASKSFKTYLFQAVKFYMYNYARDRRPACTLEEAPENVYLNDNKIENELDYRDLESIAYSYIEKLPKVQQEVFKLNKLQGLSALEIAGQMNLSQRTIEHHIYLASKTMKKEMQPYISYPISLTLALIHLSSVL from the coding sequence ATGTTTAAAAACCTATTCACCGGTTGTTGTTTCCATACAATTGTCAATAAACCCAATAAATCAGGTTCGGAACCAGGCTTTGAAAAAGCCAAAATCCTGTTTTGGAGCTGCTTTAATGGGAAAAGTCCAAGAATCCATTTTATGGGTAGCCTTAGCAATCATAGTGACCAAGACTTGCTGATCAGATTAAAGAAGGGAGATGTTCCTGCTTTTGACGAGCTGTATTTTCGGTATGTCAAAAAATTAATGGCTTTTTCGCTTACTTTTTTCCCAAATAGGGAATTGGCTAAGGATGCTGTTCAGGAAATTTTCACCAGAATCTGGACCAAAAGGGCTGAGTTAGATGCTTCCAAAAGCTTTAAAACCTATCTGTTTCAGGCCGTCAAGTTTTACATGTATAACTACGCCAGAGACAGGCGGCCTGCATGTACATTGGAAGAGGCGCCTGAAAATGTCTATCTGAACGATAATAAGATAGAAAATGAGCTGGATTACCGAGATCTAGAATCAATAGCTTATTCCTATATCGAAAAGCTGCCGAAAGTTCAGCAGGAGGTCTTTAAGCTGAACAAGCTGCAAGGCCTTTCAGCATTGGAAATTGCCGGCCAGATGAACCTATCCCAACGAACGATAGAGCACCACATCTATTTGGCTTCGAAAACAATGAAAAAGGAAATGCAACCGTATATTTCTTATCCGATCTCACTTACCTTAGCGTTGATCCATCTCTCTTCTGTTCTGTAG
- a CDS encoding SusC/RagA family TonB-linked outer membrane protein: protein MKRKLLCLIKMVSKNLMYGFIVQCIFFTAAMAHDTNAQVKPVDEEFVVLQKDKWGVEDLFKNLESKTAYKFVYLEEILQNTALIHVKNRKQSVKEVLVDIATVAGLKFKQVDNSIFVGEVLRKNSSEPVITIRELNEVTGTVRDVNGEPIPGVTVIVLGTTTGTVTDIDGKFSLEVAEGDVLEFSFIGFERQAVTIANQSDIAVTLLEDASSLDEIVVVGYGTQKKVNVTGAVAEVSGDMLISRPVTNASSMLQGRMPGVRVVQNSGQPGDEGLSIRIRGQGTFSEAGSNPLVLIDGVEGNLSEIDPNNIENVSVLKDAASASIYGSRAANGVILVTTKKGSTGGLKINYSGNIGIYTPSRMPEFITNSAEYMELWNEAKTNSGITTGLYSQEQIDLYRNATDRLKYPNTDWLDIMFNPATTQNHHLSFNGGEKLTTYNISLGYVNQEGVMKGFNYNRYNLRVNLSSGLNDRVKFGGNLSMIRGERESPRQGAEDTFLSTLSQAPTYRP, encoded by the coding sequence ATGAAAAGAAAATTACTGTGCCTAATTAAAATGGTATCGAAAAACCTCATGTATGGATTCATCGTGCAATGCATTTTTTTCACGGCAGCGATGGCCCACGATACAAATGCCCAAGTCAAGCCTGTTGACGAAGAGTTTGTCGTACTCCAAAAAGACAAGTGGGGAGTAGAGGATTTATTTAAAAACCTAGAAAGTAAAACAGCTTACAAATTTGTGTATCTGGAAGAAATTCTTCAAAACACTGCCCTAATACATGTCAAAAATAGAAAACAATCCGTAAAAGAGGTTCTCGTGGATATAGCCACGGTCGCCGGCTTGAAATTCAAACAAGTGGACAACTCGATTTTTGTCGGAGAAGTGTTGAGAAAAAATTCTTCCGAACCGGTAATTACCATCAGGGAACTGAACGAGGTCACCGGTACAGTCAGGGACGTTAATGGGGAGCCTATTCCCGGAGTGACAGTAATCGTATTGGGTACCACCACAGGTACTGTCACTGATATAGATGGTAAATTTTCACTGGAAGTGGCTGAAGGAGATGTACTTGAATTTTCATTCATTGGGTTTGAACGTCAAGCGGTAACTATTGCTAACCAGTCTGATATAGCTGTCACACTTTTGGAAGATGCCAGTTCCTTGGACGAGATCGTTGTGGTGGGCTATGGTACTCAAAAGAAGGTGAATGTCACCGGTGCGGTAGCTGAGGTGAGTGGGGATATGTTGATCAGTAGGCCGGTGACCAACGCTTCATCAATGCTTCAGGGGAGAATGCCCGGTGTTCGCGTAGTACAGAATTCAGGCCAGCCTGGTGATGAAGGGTTATCTATTCGTATTCGAGGACAGGGGACTTTCAGCGAGGCCGGTTCCAATCCTTTGGTGTTGATTGATGGGGTGGAGGGGAATTTGTCAGAAATTGATCCTAATAATATTGAAAATGTTTCAGTTCTGAAAGATGCTGCCTCAGCTTCCATTTATGGTTCACGGGCAGCGAATGGTGTAATCCTGGTGACTACCAAGAAAGGCAGTACAGGAGGATTGAAAATTAACTATTCCGGCAATATTGGGATATATACCCCATCCCGTATGCCGGAGTTTATTACGAATTCTGCTGAATACATGGAGCTTTGGAATGAGGCAAAAACCAACAGCGGGATCACGACGGGGCTTTATAGCCAAGAGCAAATTGATCTTTATAGAAATGCCACCGATCGTTTAAAATACCCAAATACAGATTGGTTGGATATCATGTTTAATCCGGCTACAACCCAAAATCACCATTTATCTTTTAACGGCGGAGAGAAGCTGACTACTTATAATATTTCTCTGGGATATGTAAATCAGGAAGGCGTAATGAAAGGGTTTAATTATAACCGCTATAACCTGCGGGTAAACTTAAGCTCAGGACTGAACGATAGAGTAAAATTCGGAGGCAACCTTTCTATGATTAGAGGGGAAAGGGAAAGCCCAAGACAGGGGGCTGAAGATACTTTTCTATCAACTCTTTCCCAAGCTCCTACCTACCGCCCATAG
- a CDS encoding glycoside hydrolase family protein, producing MLNHQICLFKIGLAVLSGFFCSGTILGQVEERQRPEEWKNLVKGGKFIDLFRPIPPIGQLTSNTWGKADVVPRYIDNGIEDNEWSYWGGNILKGEDGKFHMYVCRWREDSPKGHHEWPNSIVVHAESDSPMGPFTVVDEIGKGHNPEIYKTDAGDYVLYVIDGRYTSQSLSGPWEYSNYEFDQRDRPIIEGLSNLTFAKREDGSFLMVCRGGGVWFSKDGLSTFYQVTDKRVYPPVDGRFEDPVVWRDAIQYHLIVNDWLGRIAFYLRSKDGVHWKTDPGEAYMPGITSYEDGTAEDWFKYERIKIFQDELGRATQANFAVIDTLKNEDKPNDSHSSKNIGIPLAAGLQLELINKKPITPQTNSIKLLIKAEEGFKPLEHLDLNSLYFGAPEEVNFGKGAKMTAFKAKGDDLQITFEGLGNGFKEEDFVGKLIGKNIGGQLVFGYARLPWVDYNPAILSTGKPVVGQNTITVPIENFGQVKSKPSEIKVWVVNGEDSILLAKGKSKSLEPFDLHHIKLDNLIPLQKGESIDLRISVSSKNAQEEVFQISAVID from the coding sequence ATGCTTAATCATCAAATATGTTTGTTTAAAATCGGACTAGCCGTTCTTTCTGGCTTTTTTTGTTCAGGGACTATCCTTGGTCAGGTAGAAGAAAGACAACGGCCTGAGGAATGGAAAAATCTGGTTAAGGGGGGAAAGTTTATCGATTTGTTCCGGCCGATTCCTCCTATTGGTCAACTTACCTCCAATACATGGGGAAAAGCGGATGTGGTTCCTAGGTACATCGATAATGGAATTGAGGACAATGAATGGTCTTACTGGGGTGGTAATATCCTGAAAGGGGAGGATGGTAAATTTCATATGTATGTATGCAGGTGGAGGGAGGATTCTCCAAAAGGGCATCATGAATGGCCAAATTCTATTGTGGTGCATGCTGAGTCTGATTCACCAATGGGACCCTTTACGGTGGTAGATGAAATAGGAAAAGGACATAATCCTGAAATTTATAAAACAGACGCCGGAGATTACGTCCTCTATGTAATTGACGGCAGGTATACATCCCAAAGTCTATCCGGACCTTGGGAATACAGCAACTACGAGTTTGATCAAAGGGACAGGCCTATAATTGAAGGGTTGTCAAATCTGACTTTTGCTAAGAGGGAAGACGGTTCCTTCCTAATGGTGTGCAGGGGAGGAGGAGTCTGGTTTAGTAAAGATGGCCTAAGCACTTTTTATCAAGTTACGGACAAAAGAGTATACCCACCGGTTGACGGAAGATTTGAAGATCCTGTTGTCTGGAGAGACGCTATTCAATATCATTTAATAGTGAATGATTGGCTGGGCAGAATTGCATTTTATTTACGGTCAAAGGATGGGGTACACTGGAAAACTGATCCCGGAGAGGCTTATATGCCGGGTATCACCAGTTATGAAGATGGGACAGCCGAGGATTGGTTTAAATATGAACGAATTAAAATATTTCAGGATGAGTTGGGAAGAGCCACACAAGCTAATTTTGCGGTTATTGACACCCTCAAGAATGAAGACAAACCCAACGATTCTCACAGTTCCAAAAATATCGGTATACCATTGGCAGCAGGGCTTCAGCTGGAATTGATCAATAAGAAGCCAATTACACCCCAGACCAACAGCATCAAGCTTTTGATAAAAGCTGAAGAGGGATTTAAGCCACTTGAACACTTGGATTTGAATAGCCTTTATTTTGGAGCGCCGGAAGAAGTTAATTTTGGGAAAGGTGCTAAAATGACAGCATTTAAGGCTAAGGGAGATGATCTTCAAATTACATTCGAGGGGCTAGGAAATGGGTTTAAGGAAGAGGATTTTGTAGGTAAACTGATTGGAAAGAATATAGGCGGGCAACTGGTTTTCGGTTATGCGAGATTGCCATGGGTGGATTATAATCCAGCGATTCTATCTACGGGAAAACCAGTGGTCGGACAAAACACTATTACTGTTCCGATAGAAAACTTTGGACAGGTAAAATCCAAGCCTTCTGAAATCAAAGTATGGGTAGTAAATGGTGAAGATTCTATTTTGCTTGCCAAGGGGAAATCCAAAAGCTTAGAGCCATTTGACCTGCACCATATCAAATTGGATAATTTGATCCCTTTGCAAAAGGGAGAGTCAATTGATCTTAGGATATCCGTTTCTTCAAAAAATGCCCAAGAAGAGGTATTTCAAATCTCCGCTGTTATAGATTGA
- a CDS encoding RagB/SusD family nutrient uptake outer membrane protein, with the protein MKNILSYILVGSVIALGSCSDFMGKNPTDQLSSELFWKSRADFDNALTAIYGAMQSEYYAAGAPNWDAVTDNGYGQHNYYGSNGIVQGNIFPSSGGYISDIYISSYQAIARINIFLENLEEYEGSDMTGSNKEQLAAEAKFIRGFFYFQLYQAYGAVPVVTVPLDFETQFQAKSPKSEVFAQLVADLETAIASLPDTPYYSGGGHAVKTSAQALLLRAYMFDAFDSKNTPNVEIMSKANILSDELVNSNYKLAEDFTSVFRAGSQEGNEEIIFSIKFLAPNNSTAMDQWYGDWVVVSPLQSFVDEFEEGDQRLSQSIYTDYVDWGDGNIHSPSNNRPTGYGVKKFLTPDLIPYGYATRSEQDWVLLRYADVLLMHAEIENELYGPSEEVYSAVNAIRNRSGLDNLPSGLSKEQMRDIIRHERRIEIAFEGLRYYDLKRWKIAGEILNNVEDGVIPFNFEDKFYEWPLPQSEIDKSNGVLIQNENY; encoded by the coding sequence ATGAAAAATATACTATCATATATACTCGTTGGCTCCGTGATCGCACTTGGTTCTTGTAGCGATTTCATGGGTAAAAACCCCACTGATCAACTCTCATCAGAGCTTTTCTGGAAATCCAGAGCAGATTTTGATAATGCTCTCACGGCTATTTACGGTGCCATGCAGAGTGAATACTATGCTGCCGGAGCACCTAACTGGGATGCTGTGACAGATAACGGCTATGGCCAACATAACTATTATGGCAGCAATGGTATAGTTCAGGGAAATATATTTCCATCTTCCGGTGGGTATATTTCTGATATCTACATATCTTCTTACCAGGCCATCGCAAGAATCAATATTTTTCTTGAAAATCTGGAAGAATATGAGGGGAGCGATATGACGGGGTCAAATAAAGAGCAGTTGGCTGCCGAGGCGAAATTTATCCGTGGATTTTTCTATTTCCAATTATACCAGGCCTACGGAGCTGTACCTGTAGTGACCGTTCCTTTAGATTTTGAGACCCAGTTTCAGGCTAAATCACCTAAGAGTGAGGTTTTTGCTCAGTTAGTTGCCGATTTGGAGACTGCAATAGCTTCGCTTCCAGACACTCCCTATTATAGTGGAGGTGGGCATGCCGTGAAGACCTCTGCCCAGGCACTATTATTAAGGGCATATATGTTTGATGCCTTCGACAGTAAAAACACCCCCAATGTTGAAATTATGTCTAAGGCTAACATACTTTCGGATGAGCTGGTTAATAGTAATTATAAGCTCGCGGAAGACTTTACAAGTGTTTTTAGGGCCGGAAGCCAGGAAGGGAATGAGGAAATTATCTTCTCTATCAAATTTCTGGCTCCCAACAATTCTACCGCTATGGATCAATGGTATGGGGATTGGGTAGTAGTGAGCCCCCTGCAAAGCTTTGTGGATGAATTTGAAGAAGGTGATCAGCGGCTCAGCCAGAGTATTTATACCGATTATGTAGATTGGGGAGATGGCAATATCCATTCACCTTCTAATAACAGACCTACCGGCTATGGTGTGAAAAAATTTCTTACCCCAGACTTAATTCCTTATGGCTACGCCACAAGAAGTGAGCAAGATTGGGTTTTGTTACGGTATGCAGATGTATTATTGATGCATGCTGAAATTGAAAATGAACTTTACGGGCCGTCTGAAGAGGTGTATTCAGCAGTCAATGCAATTAGAAATAGGTCTGGGTTGGATAATTTGCCGTCGGGATTGTCAAAAGAACAGATGCGTGATATCATCAGGCATGAAAGAAGAATTGAGATTGCATTCGAAGGGCTTCGGTACTACGACTTGAAACGATGGAAAATTGCAGGTGAAATCCTCAACAATGTTGAAGATGGTGTCATTCCTTTTAATTTTGAAGATAAATTCTACGAATGGCCATTGCCTCAGTCAGAAATTGATAAGAGTAACGGAGTTTTAATTCAGAATGAAAACTATTGA
- a CDS encoding DapH/DapD/GlmU-related protein encodes MLKTIYAKLKTKQSQLEQEGEPSGLGNMIGYSISGVRQLLMARWYFSRNSVMGKMLMVKGRPQVQNKGRIIFGDHVKLWSVFQRSKIFVKRNACLEIGSNSFINGAHLSVSESVIIGKHVNIGPYSIIIDDDFHPVDAAGTGILRKPIVIEDHVWITMNCMIMKGVRIGKGAVVAAGAVVTRDVPPHTLVGGVPAKVIRNLN; translated from the coding sequence ATGCTTAAAACAATCTATGCTAAATTAAAGACCAAGCAAAGTCAGCTTGAACAAGAAGGAGAACCTTCAGGATTGGGCAATATGATAGGTTATTCTATTTCCGGTGTCAGACAGCTTCTAATGGCTCGCTGGTACTTTTCCCGAAATTCCGTGATGGGGAAGATGCTGATGGTAAAAGGAAGACCTCAGGTACAAAACAAGGGCAGGATCATTTTTGGGGATCATGTGAAACTATGGTCAGTATTTCAGCGCTCCAAAATCTTTGTCAAACGGAATGCCTGTCTAGAGATCGGAAGCAATTCGTTCATAAACGGTGCCCACCTATCTGTAAGTGAATCCGTCATAATCGGAAAGCATGTGAACATCGGCCCTTATTCTATCATCATTGACGATGACTTTCACCCAGTGGATGCTGCCGGCACCGGGATCTTACGCAAACCAATTGTAATAGAAGACCATGTATGGATCACTATGAACTGCATGATAATGAAAGGCGTGCGAATCGGGAAAGGAGCAGTAGTAGCCGCGGGAGCTGTGGTAACGCGGGATGTCCCTCCCCATACATTGGTAGGCGGTGTTCCTGCCAAAGTAATCAGAAACCTCAACTAG
- a CDS encoding FecR family protein — protein sequence MEEKKIIKFLKGTASPQDEYEVREWLMLPGSRKEFDALIENYWKKASPSTSDEVDYDRMLRDIHKRMRDPSQDIRADKSVFIYKSLRVAASLFLFMFCSYVLFESFSNRNTRTSDQVQRTITTKTTGPGEKLTLVMADKTRIIVNSGSEISFYSDYGVSDRVINIKGEAYFDVVSDSSKPFKVITEEVTTTALGTEFNVYSRNNDYRIALVEGKVAVDKVGNQVELTPGLMALWSPKGKASDDFSVGSFEAERVTAWKEGNLIFERKPFGDVLHDLSEWYSVDIRVDESIDVNKKVIGTFQNKNLKDILTGLSFSLDFSFTIDNNRVHIKKTAL from the coding sequence TTGGAAGAAAAGAAAATCATTAAATTTTTAAAAGGCACTGCTTCTCCTCAGGATGAATACGAGGTAAGAGAATGGCTGATGCTGCCCGGATCAAGAAAAGAGTTCGATGCACTGATTGAAAATTATTGGAAGAAGGCTTCTCCCAGTACAAGTGATGAGGTCGATTATGACAGAATGCTTAGGGATATTCACAAAAGAATGCGGGATCCCTCACAAGATATCAGGGCTGACAAGAGCGTTTTTATATATAAAAGCTTAAGGGTAGCAGCAAGTTTGTTTTTATTCATGTTTTGCTCCTATGTTTTATTTGAAAGCTTTAGTAACAGAAACACCCGCACATCAGACCAAGTTCAACGTACCATTACCACCAAGACCACAGGGCCCGGTGAAAAGCTGACGTTAGTGATGGCTGACAAAACCCGGATCATAGTCAATTCTGGATCTGAAATCAGCTTCTATTCGGATTATGGGGTAAGCGATAGAGTGATCAATATTAAGGGAGAAGCGTATTTTGATGTAGTCTCGGATTCTTCCAAACCATTTAAAGTGATCACGGAAGAGGTAACCACCACAGCCTTAGGTACAGAGTTCAACGTTTATTCCCGAAATAACGACTACAGGATAGCACTGGTGGAAGGAAAGGTAGCAGTGGATAAGGTGGGCAATCAAGTGGAACTCACTCCCGGCTTGATGGCTTTGTGGAGTCCCAAAGGAAAAGCAAGCGATGATTTTTCTGTTGGATCATTTGAGGCAGAAAGGGTGACAGCTTGGAAGGAAGGGAATTTGATTTTTGAGCGAAAGCCTTTTGGCGATGTGTTGCATGACCTTTCTGAGTGGTATTCAGTGGATATCAGAGTAGATGAAAGCATTGATGTCAATAAAAAAGTAATCGGGACATTCCAAAACAAAAACCTCAAAGACATTCTGACCGGTCTAAGCTTCTCTTTAGACTTCAGTTTTACCATTGACAATAATCGTGTTCATATAAAAAAAACAGCCCTATGA
- a CDS encoding glycosyltransferase family 2 protein — protein MEVIFVLCSVVILYTYLGYGFVIFILVKLRRSDRPSEGHSYFPTVSLIIPFHNERLGLRSKIENTLNLDYPPDKLEIIFVSDGSDDGSERIPLEYSSIKAVFIPRRGGKIAAMKKAAAMASGEILVFSDANTSLNIEAIQELTIPYRDLRVGGVTGEKRIITLQSDGASSKGEGIYWKYESFLKKYDSYYYTLVGGDGGLMSFRRVLLDDIPDDTILDDFMLTMRMAEKGYLVKYTPLAKALEFSSSSVNEEMKRKIRIAAGGWQSIVRLRRAINPFHDLTLSFQYVSHRVLRWAVVPFLLPLVFLLNHVLVFASHHQVWVFLLMIQYCFYGLALLGYLMRNRPVKVPGFFVPYYFFVMNYCAVLGFFRWFRGRQAVTWQRAERANEKGL, from the coding sequence ATGGAGGTGATTTTTGTACTGTGTTCTGTGGTGATTTTATATACCTACTTGGGATATGGTTTTGTTATTTTTATTTTAGTCAAATTGAGGCGGTCGGACAGGCCTTCCGAAGGACATTCTTATTTTCCGACGGTATCATTAATCATTCCTTTTCACAATGAACGGTTGGGGCTAAGGTCAAAAATAGAAAATACGCTTAATCTTGACTATCCGCCGGATAAGTTAGAAATCATTTTCGTAAGTGATGGCTCGGATGACGGTTCTGAACGTATCCCCTTGGAGTACTCTTCAATAAAGGCGGTTTTTATTCCCAGGAGGGGAGGGAAAATTGCCGCAATGAAAAAAGCAGCGGCTATGGCTTCCGGAGAAATACTTGTTTTCTCAGATGCCAACACCTCTCTCAATATAGAAGCGATTCAGGAGCTTACCATTCCCTACCGGGATTTGAGAGTAGGAGGGGTAACCGGCGAAAAGCGGATTATCACCTTGCAATCAGATGGAGCCAGCAGTAAAGGGGAAGGCATTTATTGGAAGTATGAGTCGTTTCTCAAGAAATACGACAGTTATTATTATACCCTGGTCGGAGGTGACGGAGGCCTGATGAGTTTTAGGAGAGTCCTTCTCGATGACATTCCCGACGATACCATTCTGGATGATTTTATGCTGACCATGAGAATGGCTGAAAAGGGATATTTGGTCAAGTATACCCCGCTCGCCAAAGCGCTGGAGTTCAGCAGCTCTTCTGTGAATGAGGAAATGAAACGGAAAATCAGGATTGCCGCAGGCGGATGGCAAAGTATAGTCCGGCTTCGCCGGGCGATTAACCCCTTTCATGATTTGACTCTTAGTTTCCAATATGTGAGCCATAGAGTGTTGAGATGGGCGGTGGTGCCGTTTCTTTTACCGCTGGTGTTTCTCCTGAACCATGTACTGGTCTTTGCTTCCCACCACCAGGTTTGGGTATTTCTTCTGATGATTCAATATTGCTTTTATGGACTGGCTTTGCTTGGCTATTTAATGAGAAATAGACCGGTGAAAGTACCGGGTTTTTTTGTGCCCTATTATTTTTTTGTAATGAACTACTGTGCTGTCTTGGGTTTTTTCCGATGGTTCAGGGGGAGGCAGGCAGTAACCTGGCAAAGGGCTGAACGGGCAAATGAGAAAGGCCTCTAG
- a CDS encoding oligosaccharide flippase family protein, giving the protein MTPKNYWLTSGFFTMMHKAIDFLVGFLGFMILVRIYSPESFGIWVLFITIVTIIELSRNGYLQNGLIKFLVSDTNQDGEIQMSSLQQNIILTLILMLSTYALAPYAESVFGAPGLSKLLRIHVYFTPFLIFHTHNLILMQAKFNFRSYFFAGISKTVPFFICISFFYISNIDLDLIQLGWIYNFCYIIALLSSHIQVRKYLNFVWGWNSYWFSKLFHFGIYVFGTNLLSVISSSMDKFLLGALLTPIEVAMANSAGRVTNLLDIPINSIASISFPKASDAHERKQHAEVSKTYELTLGAMLSFSFLYLIAILLFSKTIILFIVGKDYLATVPYLQVISLLALVRPLDRQSGVFLDAIGKPSYNMVLVFTTMLSGALFSWFFISRYGLMGGAYGIMLSLTITAVIKSFILNRFLKINYLNILKQALRNYPLAIRLGWSKIKRKPL; this is encoded by the coding sequence ATGACACCCAAAAACTATTGGTTGACTAGTGGCTTTTTCACTATGATGCACAAGGCAATTGATTTTTTGGTCGGTTTCTTGGGATTTATGATTTTGGTAAGAATCTACTCCCCGGAATCATTTGGGATATGGGTTCTTTTTATCACGATAGTCACTATTATTGAACTGTCGCGCAACGGCTATCTGCAAAATGGGCTGATCAAATTTCTGGTATCCGATACAAATCAGGATGGTGAAATACAGATGAGTTCCCTCCAACAAAATATCATTCTCACACTAATCTTAATGCTCTCCACCTATGCCCTTGCTCCGTATGCTGAATCGGTTTTTGGCGCACCGGGACTATCTAAGTTGCTTAGGATACATGTTTATTTCACTCCTTTTTTGATCTTCCATACGCACAACCTGATCCTGATGCAGGCAAAGTTTAACTTCCGATCCTATTTTTTTGCGGGAATAAGCAAAACCGTCCCTTTTTTTATTTGTATTTCCTTCTTCTATATAAGTAATATAGACCTTGATCTTATACAGCTGGGTTGGATTTATAACTTTTGCTATATAATTGCGCTACTATCCTCCCACATTCAGGTTCGGAAGTACCTCAACTTTGTCTGGGGATGGAACAGCTATTGGTTTTCCAAGCTTTTCCATTTCGGTATTTACGTATTCGGCACAAATCTTCTCTCTGTCATCTCATCCAGTATGGATAAATTTTTGCTAGGCGCATTGCTTACCCCCATAGAAGTGGCTATGGCCAACAGTGCAGGCAGGGTGACCAATCTTCTGGACATACCCATCAATTCGATTGCCTCCATTTCCTTTCCCAAAGCCTCTGATGCCCACGAAAGAAAACAACACGCTGAGGTGTCCAAAACCTACGAACTGACTCTTGGGGCAATGCTAAGTTTCAGTTTCCTGTACCTGATTGCCATTTTACTTTTCAGTAAAACAATAATCCTATTTATAGTCGGAAAGGACTACCTGGCGACGGTGCCCTACCTTCAGGTTATTTCACTTCTAGCTCTGGTACGACCGCTGGACAGACAATCCGGTGTGTTTTTGGATGCCATCGGAAAGCCATCTTACAATATGGTGCTTGTCTTCACCACCATGCTATCCGGTGCGTTGTTCTCCTGGTTTTTTATATCAAGATATGGACTTATGGGAGGAGCATATGGAATAATGCTGTCCCTGACTATTACGGCGGTAATCAAAAGTTTTATACTAAACAGATTCCTGAAAATCAATTACCTCAATATTCTAAAACAGGCTTTACGCAACTATCCTCTAGCCATCAGGCTGGGCTGGTCAAAAATAAAGCGGAAACCACTATAA